Proteins encoded in a region of the Triplophysa dalaica isolate WHDGS20190420 chromosome 10, ASM1584641v1, whole genome shotgun sequence genome:
- the eps15l1a gene encoding epidermal growth factor receptor substrate 15-like 1 isoform X4 produces the protein MAALATLTQLSNGNPVYENYYRQVDPGNTGRVGPTEAALFLKKSGLPDITLGKIWDLADPDGKGFLDKQGFYVALRLVACAQGGHDISLNCLNLSVPPPKFKDHSSPSLSSVTSSNESHWAVRPEEKSKFDGIFESLAPVNGLLSGEKVKPVLINSKLPVDVLGKVWDLSDIDKDGHLDKDEFAVAMHLVYRALEKEPVPSVLPSSLIPPSKRKKSSGSLSGMVPVLPGSPPPPKDSLRSTPSHGSMNSLNSAGSLSPKHTIKSSQYSVNWVVPVGDRSRYDDIFLKTDTDLDGFVSGIEVKEIFMHSGLPQNLLAYIWALADTRQMGKLTREQFSLAMHLIQLKVSKGLDPPQALTPDMIPPSERGTPGPSLSGYMTPVGSEMAALSEMRRDSSSSVGSGEFTGIKELDDISQEIAQLQREKYTLEQDIRETEEAIRHKTTEVQDMQNDLDRETSTLQELEAQKQDAQDRLEEMDQQKAKLEDMLNDVRQKCQEESQMITSLQSQIHSQESDLQCQEEELGRAKADLNHLQQEEAQLEQSLQAGRIQLETIIKSLKATQDEINQARSKLSQIQDSQHEISKNIEQYSSTLNGTHGGSMTNLADMSEGFSEKENGGFGAMEDPFKVKTAVFNSAPQEMHTDPFQSEDPFKTDPFKGDPFQNDPFLKQPTTLADPFGGDPFKEADPFRTSSEDFFKKPSKPDPFSQSDPFSKSATLPSKSHHFPSNDPFISTSPKPKGQDLFGTLDPFGSSSFDGNSGFADFSQMSKGFVDDPFSRKQDMPALPPKKSIPPRPKPPSGKSTPVNMPGSTDSAKTTDPFQPFSADPVDPFQSKKGPGDPFSGKDPFGPPASSKASKDSTLGFADFSSEDAQSNNPIEETHYWSYIVR, from the exons CTGTCAAACGGGAACCCTGTATATGAAAACTATTACAGACAG GTGGACCCAGGAAACACTGGAAGGGTTGGACCGACAGAGGCTGCGCTGTTCTTGAAGAAATCGGGTCTGCCAGACATCACTTTAGGGAAG atCTGGGATTTAGCCGATCCAGATGGCAAAGGTTTCTTGGATAAACAG GGATTCTATGTTGCACTGCGACTTGTGGCTTGCGCACAGGGTGGCCATGACATCAGTCTTAACTGTTTAAACCTCTCCGTTCCCCCTCCTAAATTT AAGGATCACAGCAGCCCATCACTAAGTTCTGTAACATCGTCCAATGAAAGTCATTGGGCTGTGCGG CCTGAGGAAAAGAGCAAGTTTGATGGTATTTTTGAAAGTCTTGCTCCCGTAAATGGACTACTGTCGGGTGAGAAGGTCAAACCAGTCTTAATAAACTCCAAACTACCTGTGGATGTCCTTGGAAAG GTGTGGGATTTGAGTGACATAGACAAAGATGGACACTTGGACAAAGATGAGTTTGCAGTG GCTATGCATCTGGTGTACCGCGCCTTGGAGAAGGAGCCTGTACCATCTGTTCTGCCCTCCTCCCTTATCCCTCCATCCAAACGAAAGAAATCATCAGGTTCTCTGTCCGGCATGGTGCCGGTGTTGCCAGGCAGCCCCCCACCTCCAAAAGACAGTCTGCGGTCCACCCCTTCTCACGGCAGTATGAACTCCCTAAACAGCGCTGGGAGTTTGTCTCCAAAACACACCATCAAATCATCACAG TATTCTGTAAACTGGGTGGTGCCAGTTGGAGACAGGAGCCGCTACGATGACATCTTCCTAAAAACAGACACGGACCTCGATGGTTTTGTCAGCGGCATAGAAGTCAAAGAAATCTTCATGCACTCCGGGCTTCCTCAAAACCTCCTGGCATATATCTG GGCTTTGGCGGACACCAGACAAATGGGCAAACTCACACGTGAGCAGTTCTCTCTAGCCATGCATCTGATTCAACTGAAAGTGAGCAAAGGCTTGGACCCACCACAGGCTCTGACTCCGGACATGATACCGCCATCTGAACGCGGCACGCCGGGGCCT aGTCTATCGGGATATATGACACCAGTGGGCTCCGAGATGGCTGCATTGTCCGAGATGCGTCGG GACAGCTCCAGCTCTGTGGGTTCTGGCGAGTTCACTGGGATCAAAGAACTGGACGATATAAGTCAGGAGATCGCACAGCTGCAGAG AGAGAAATACACTTTGGAACAGGACATCAGAGAAACGGAGGAGGCCattagacacaaaaccacagaagttCAG gaCATGCAGAACGATCTGGACCGAGAGACATCCACCCTTCAAGAACTTGAGGCCCAGAAACAGGACGCCCAGGACCGGCTGGAGGAGATGGATCAACAGAAGGCAAAGCTGGAGGACATGCTCAACGATGTACGACAGAAGTGCCAGGAAGAGTCGCAAATG ATCACGTCCCTACAGAGTCAGATCCACTCGCAGGAGTCAGACCTGCAGTGTCAAGAGGAGGAACTGGGCCGGGCCAAGGCCGATCTGAACCATCTGCAGCAAGAGGAGGCTCAGCTGGAGCAGAGTTTACAAGCTGGCAGGATTCAGCTAGAAACTATTATCAAGTCCCTCAAAGCCACGCAAGATGAAATCAACCAG GCTCGGAGCAAACTGTCTCAGATTCAGGACAGCCAGCACGAGATCAGCAAGAATATTGAGCAGTACAGCAGCACTCTGAACGGCACCCACGGGGGCAGCATGACCAACCTGGCCGACATGAGCGAGGGGTTCTCGGAGAAGGAGAACGGAGGATTCGGGGCTATG GAGGACCCTTTCAAGGTGAAAACAGCTGTGTTCAACAGCGCTCCTCAGGAGATGCACACAGACCCATTCCAGTCTGAGGACCCTTTTAAAACAGACCCATTCAAGG GTGATCCTTTCCAGAATGACCCTTTCTTAAAGCAGCCCACCACCTTGGCAG ATCCTTTCGGAGGAGATCCTTTCAAAGAGGCCGACCCCTTTAGGACCTCCTCTGAAGATTTCTTTAAGAAGCCTTCCAAGCCGGACCCGTTCAGCCAATCCGATCCGTTTAGCAAAAGCGCCACCCTTCCCTCAAAG AGTCATCACTTCCCAAGCAACGACCCGTTCATCTCCACCAGCCCAAAACCGAAAGGCCAAG ATTTATTTGGTACATTAGACCCGTTCGGAAGCAGTTCGTTCGACGGTAACAGTGGATTTGCTGACTTCAGCCAAATGTCGAAG GGCTTTGTAGATGACCCCTTCAGCCGAAAACAAGACATGCCCGCCCTCCCACCCAAGAAAAGCATACCGCCACGACCCAAACCACCCAGCG GTAAGAGCACTCCAGTAAACATGCCCGGCTCCACGGATTCTGCCAAGACGACGGATCCCTTCCAGCCTTTCAGCGCCGACCCAGTCGATCCGTTTCAGAGTAAAAAAGGGCCGGGAGACCCGTTTAGTGGGAAAGACCCATTCGGTCCACCTGCTTCAAGTAAAGCCTCTAAAGACTCTACATTGGGTTTTGCAGACTTCAGCTCT GAGGATGCTCAATCTAACAATCCCATTGAAGAAACCCACTATTGGTCCTACATTGTAAGGTAG